One Drechmeria coniospora strain ARSEF 6962 chromosome 01, whole genome shotgun sequence genomic region harbors:
- a CDS encoding import inner membrane translocase subunit tim-21: MKATTARLAVRQAAQGVAPPLGVRWRFPTRCFASQHGLGTTDARKPKRRGVTPFNDDGHVPWSELSAVEKTARATQQSFNFGMIIVGLVLTVSKARHERRVGFGTVGSKLFPPQSGVAYFMWTDVFSPDSKISQFNRAIDKIKKDPRCVELLGDSKKIIAHGEETLNKWRRARPVASSEKTDSQGNQHLVMHFHVDGPLRNGIAQLHMIRRRGDGDYEYKYLFVDVKGHDRIYLENADDKPSSGKKQFSFLGVKWG; this comes from the exons ATGAAAGCAACAACCGCACGTCTCGCCGTTCGGCAGGCCGCTCAAGGCGTTGCCCCTCCGTTGGGTGTCCGATGGCGGTTCCCGACGAGATGCTTCGCCTCCCAGCACGGCCTGGGAACGACGGACGCGCGAAAGCCGAAGCGGCGAGGCGTCACACCTttcaacgacgacgggcatgtGCCTTGGAGCGAGCTTTCGGCGGTTGAGAAGACGGCACGGGCCACGCAGCAAAGCTTCAACTTTGGCAtgatcatcgtcggcctcgtcctcacGGTAAGCAAGGCCCGCCACGAGCGAAGAGTCGGCTTCGGCACGGTCGGTTCTAAGCTTTTTCCTCCGCAGAGCGGCGTTGCATATTTTATGTGGACCGATGTCTTCTCCCCCGACAGCAAAATCTCCCAATTCAACCGTGCGATCGACAAGATCAAGAAAGATCCGAGATGTGTCGAGCTCCTGGGGGATTCGAAGAAGATTATAGCCCACGGGGAGGAAACCTTGAACAAGTGGAGAAGAGCGCGGCCTGTTGC GTCGTCCGAAAAGACGGACTCGCAAGGGAACCAGCATCTTGTCATGCACTTTCAC GTCGACGGTCCTCTACGAAATGGCATCGCACAGCTACACATGATCAGGCGCCGCGGTGATGGCGAttacgagtacaagtatctcttcgtcgacgtcaagggACACGACAGAATATATCTGGAAAATGCCGACGACAAGCCCAGCTCCGGAAAGAAGCAGTTCAGCTTTCTTGGCGTCAAATGGGGTTGA